Genomic segment of Thiomonas sp. FB-Cd:
CAGCTCACAAAAACGTCATCGGGCGTGATCTGAATCGCTTCCCCGATGCACCGGATGTTGGCGAGCAAATTGGCATGCGTGAGTACCACACCCTTGGGATTTCCGGTGCTTCCGGACGTGTATTGCAGGAAGGCAATGTCTGTGCCTTGAACTGCAACCTCCTGGCGCGTCGCATGGGGACCGGGCCGGTCTATGACCGAGACGACCCTTCGCAAGCCTGGCACGACCGCTTCAAGCAGGTGCGCCACAGCCATGGCCTCGGGTACGGTGACGAGCACCGCCGCCTGCGCGTTGGAAAGGATGAACGCATGGCGTTTGACGTGTTCCTCGATCTGGGAGGGACGAGCTGGCGGGTAGATGGGAACCGGGATGGCTCCGGAAAGAAGAATGCCGAAATAGGTATAGAAATACGCGGGGCAGGTCGGCAGCATGATCGCGACGGCCTGCCTGGCCAGTACGCCCAGGTGCTGAAGCCATGATGCGACCGCCTGCGCCTCCCGCATCAAGGCCGCGTATGAGATTTCTTCCTCACCGGCATCGGATAGCACGACGATTTGGCCACGGTTGGGGTGGCGTTGAAGATGCCAATCGAGAACGTCGAGAAGCGTGGATGCGTCCAGAGGTTGGCCTTGATCAGGCTCGGATCGGTTGCGCTCAAGAACAACCGCTGGGGCGAGAGACGTCACCTTGCCTGCGGCTTTCACAGCATTCAGAAGATCGCGTGGTGTCTCCGCAAGTGCGAGCGTGTTCTCCGGTAGCCGGACGCTGAAGGCATTCTCGATGCGCAGGATCAACTCAACGCGTGCGAGGCTGTCAAAGCCAAGATCGCGATCCAACGAACTATCCAGGCGAAAATCAGTCGCGGATGCCGGGCGCTGGTTGAGGTCCTGATACGCTTGGCGTATGACCTCAAACAACGTCGATTCGATTTCAGGCGGGGCGCGATCTTGGCTCATGCCAGTCCCCAGATCACAAAGCGACGCCTTCGCCATGCGCCGCAGTGACAACCCATCTCGAGCCGTCATCAATGGGTATCGAAGAATTCGTGAATTGCATGATCAGGCGGTAAGCCAATAGCCCATGTCTGGTGGTCCCGCAGCATCGAAGGGTTGCAACAGTGGGCGCGGTCTGGGGTGGTTGCCGCGCGGCGTTCCTTGGTAACGCATGCGCGTGGAAATATCAAGTACCAAGCGCGCTGCCCATGCGCTGAGCCGGTCCTTTCGCGTCGGTAGCGGGTCTCACGCGCTCAGGGCATCTCCAGTGCAGTCCAAGAACACAAGTTTAGGGCGCAATTGCGCACGCGTCGGGTGCCTTTGTACGACGAGGCGATCCGTCGAACGATGGAATGCGGGGCGTACTTGCCAAAACGCAGCACGTTGTGGGAACAGCGAGCGCGCATGGGAAAATCGGCTCCCGACCCGTACCGACGATGCGCGGGATTTGGGGGGAAGACGGACTTCCAGGTCGAGCATTCGGTCAAGCCTATCGTCCAACATTTCAACGTTTCAACGTTTCAAACGCAATGCACCCAGACAGCCATGACGTGGCAATCATCGGCGCAGGCGCTGCGGGCATGATGTGCGCCGCCGTCGCTGGGCAACGCGGGCGGCGAGTCGTGCTCATTGAACACTCCGTTCACGTGGGGGAGAAGATCCGGATTTCCGGCGGTGGGCGCTGCAATTTCACCAACACGCAAGCCGAGCTCAAACATTACATAGGGTGTCATCCACGGTTTGCCCGTCAAACCCTGGCGGGGTATACGCCACGCGACTTCATCGCCCTGGTACGCAAGCACCGCATCGGGTTTCACGAGAAGCATAAGGGCCAACTGTTCTGCGACGACAGCAGCCAGCGCATCATTGACATGCTGCGTGGCGAATGCTCGCAGGGTCGCGTGCAGTGGATGCAGCCAGCCAAGGTGCATGAGGTGCGCAGGCAGGGCAAGGGTTTTGCATTGACCACCAGCCAAGGTAACGTGCATGCGGAGCGGTTGGTTGTGGCCACGGGCGGACTTCCCGTACCCAAGATCGGAGCTACGGATTACGGCCTGCGCCTGGCTCAGCGGTTTGGCCTGCACGTGGTTCCTCCGAAGCCGGCACTGGTGCCGCTGACGTTTGCGCCCGAGTCTTGGAAGCCTTATGCCGAACTCGCGGGGGTGGCAGGCGCGGTACGGGTGCGGTGCGGGGAGCAGTCCTTCGACGAAGATCTGCTGTTTACGCATCGGGGCCTTTCCGGTCCAGCCATTTTGCAGATATCCAGTTTTTGGAACCCAGGTGACAGTCTCACAATCGACCTTGCGCCGGGGCGGGATATCGGAGTCCTACTTCGCCAAGCCAAAGCGCAGTCCCGCCAATCGGTGCTGAATGTGCTTGCGCAGACCTTGCCGCGGCGGCTCGCGCAGACCTGGGTACAGAACCTTGGTTTGGCAGGCGAGCGGCGGATTGCAGAACTGCCGGATGCAAAACTGGCAGCGCTGGGTGCCGCGCTCGCAGGTTGGACGGTGCAGCCCACCGGAACCGAAGGTTGGCGAAAGGCGGAGGTCATGCGCGGTGGCGTGGATACGGCGGAAGTGCATCCCGTGACCCTTGAAGCCCGCCAGGTTCCCGGCCTGCACTTCATCGGCGAAGTCTTGGACGTGACGGGCTGGCTGGGCGGCTACAACTTTCAATGGGCTTGGGCAAGTGGTTATGCGGCGGGCATGGCCGTTTGATACACGGCGATGCCGCACCTGGTCAGCATAAGGTTTGCTTGTCCTCTATGCTGAGGGTGCGCAACTCCGATGGCGGGCTAAGGCATCCTTGCAAGCCCGCTTCTCAGCCAAGCCTCCAATCATGTCCAAGCCCATGACCACATCCTCCAGCCGCCCCTTGGACGCGGGGCCGAGCCCCGAGATGCAGAATCTGCTCCAACGCATCGCTCGCGCCGGGCGCCCGGCCTTGTGGGACCTGGGAGTCGAACAAGCTAGGCAAGCGTACGCGGCTTCGTCGGATGTGCTTGACATCCCACCACCAAAACTGACCGAGGTCCTGGACCTTGATTGCGAAGCACGTGATGGCGTGCGGTTGCGCGTACGCCGTTATCGGAATGACGTCGAGCGCAGCACGGCGGGAGAGGCCTTGCCAGCCTTGCTGTATCTGCACGGGGGCGGTTTCGTCATCGGCAGCGTCGAGACGCATGACATTTTGTGCCGGCAATTGGCACTGTACGCCGGGTGTGCGGTATTTGCGCTTGACTATCGCCTCGCACCGGAATACCCGTTTCCGACTGCGGTGAACGATGCGTGGGACGCTCTGGTCTGGCTGCGCGAGAACGGTCCAATGCTCGGTGTGGACCCACAGAGCATCGCCATTGGCGGCGATAGCGCGGGAGGAACTCTGGCTACGGTAGGCGCAATCATGGCACGCGACGAAGGCTGGAGGCTGGCCTTGCAACTCCTGTTTTACCCAGGTACCGCCGGCTGGGCGCAAACGGCTTCCGCATTGCATTACGGCCACGGCTACCTTCTCGAGCGGGAACATCTTGACTGGTTTTTTGGGCGCTATCTGCGCGATCCTGCGCAGCGAAATGACTGGCGGTTCGCGCCGATGTTCGCGCCCGATCTGCGCGGCGTCGCGCCTGCATGGATGGGTCTTGCTGGGTGCGACTTGTTGCACGATGAAGGCGTGCTGTACGCCGAGCGGCTGAGGCACGCTGGCGTGCCCGTGACCTTGCGCGAGTGGCCGGGCGTCACACATGATTTCATCCGTATGGGCCGCGCCTTACCCCAAGCTGGGCAGGCGATCCGTTCGGCGGCAGATGCCTTGCTGCAAGCATTCAGCGGCGCATCGGCGAAGGCGGCTTGATTCGCCCTGGAACGCACCCTCACCATGACATCGAGACAACGTCACGCATTTGGTTTTTTCCACCGGTTACAGGTGCGCTGGGCCGAGGTGGACATGCAGCAAGTGGTATTCAACGGTCACTACCTGCTGTATTTCGACACGGCCATGAGCGCCTACTGGAAAGCGCTCGGCCTGCCTTACATGGAGGCATTGCAGCTGCTCCGCGGTGACTTTTACGTCAAGAAGGCAAGCCTCACCTACCACAGCCCCGCGCGGCTCGATGACTGGATCGACGTCGGCATCGAGCCGGCGCACCTGGGACGAAGCAGCATGACCCTGCGTACTGCCATGTACGTGCAGGATCGCCTGCTTGTAGATGGGGAGATTGTGTATGTTTTTACGACGTTGGGCCCGCGTGCAAAGGCACAGACCTTGCCACCCAGCTTGCGGGAGTTGTTGCAAGCCCACGCGCACGGCGAGTCGATGCTGCAGGTGCAGCTCGGCACCTGGGCTGAACTGGGAGGGCTTGCGGCGGCGGTGCGTACGGCCGTGTTTGTGCATGAGCAGGGCATCCCGGCTGAGCTTGAGTGGGACGCTTTCGATACCAACTGCCTGCATGCAGTGGTCCGCAATCGGCTAGGGCAAGCCGTGGCCTGCGGCAGGCTTTTGCCTGACGGGCATATCGGTCGCGTGGCTGTGGTCCAAGCGCTGCGTGGAAGCCAAGCGGGTCGTCTGGTGATGAAGTCCTTGATGGGTGAGGCGCGTGCGGCCGGCCATGCCCATGTCGAAATCTCGGCTCAATCGGCCGTCGCCGGCTTTTACCGCAAGCTCGGTTTCGTTAGCTATGGCGAGCCGTATGACGATGCTGGCATCCCGCATATTCGGATGCGCGCAGCCCTGCTGCAGGAGATCGAGGCTATAGGCTGAGCCTTGCCTGGTTCAGTCTTCCTCGTGCCAGTTCCAGATGAAGTCTGCGGGTTCGGCAGGCGCGGGTTGGTGCTGGATTTCGCGCACATGTATGCGTGAATTGCTATCTGTGCGCAGCAGTGTGGAGCAGCGTGTACCGTAACCGGGGTCGCCGGGCACGCGGATGAAGGCGGCTGACAATGCCCGCTCCCATGCCGGGGTCACGCCTGTGCTCGGCAATTGGGCGTCGGGTGCCGTATTGCTGTCGGTCAATGCTGCCTGCAACGCGGCAAACTGCCCCGCGGCCGGTCGCCGGGCTTGCTGTGCGAGGGCCGTCTGCAGCGCACGCACCTTGGGCCACGGCGTATCCAGCGCGGCGTTTGACAGACCATGCACGCCGGGCTCCACACGACACAAACGTGCCGGATGATTGGAAAGCCAGATCAGTTCACTGCGCGCCATATCGCCAAGCAAAAGGTTGAAGCCCGCATATTCATGCGCAACAAATTGCGCCGCCTCAGCATATTGGGAAGGCGCGCAGTCGGGCATGGGTGTGCCGTCCTTGGGTTGCTGCGCAAGCAAAAAGCGCAACGCCAGCAGGCCACGCGAGGGGGCGAGCGGACGCTCGAGCGCCGGGTCGCGCACGTTGGTGATGGCGGCAAAGCGCCCGCTACGTGTGACTCCAAGCCAGATACCCCCGCTGCGCAGGTCTCTGCCGCTCAAAATCTCAGTGGGCTTTGTTGGGTGGGGCCGCCACCAGCGCATGGACAGAGTGGGGCGGTCCAGCCACTCGTCACGGTTCGCCGCAAGCAGCAAGGGTTGTTCCGTCCCGGGTTGCCAGTTCCAGGCGATCAGGCACATGGCGGCGAGCTTAATCCTGTGGCGGCAGCGCGTAGGGCAGGGTGGCCAGGGAAAGCGCGGGGCCATCAATTGATCGAGCATGCAACGTGCCAGGCGTGGCGGTTGCAGCGATTTTGAGTTCGGCCAGAGCCTCCCAATCCCTCGTGGCTGGCGCTGCTGCCACCACCATGCCGCAAGGCTGGTTCGGGTCGTCGCTTTGGAAAATCTCATCGCCCGCAGCCAAGGGTCCGGGACCGACGAGCCGATAGGTGCGCCGCTTGATGGTGCCACGGTACTGTGTGCGGGCCACGATTTCCTGGCCGGGATAACAGCCTTTCTTGAAGTCGACCGCGCCCAGCGCTTCGTAGTTCAGCATTTGGGCACAAATTGCTGAGTCGTGGCCTCCGTGACATGGCCAATCCCGGCACGAACCTCGGCAAGCATCCATTCCTCCTTCGTGCCTTCCGCGATTTGGGTGCGCAGTCCTTCGATGTCGCGGAGCCCGAATGGACTTTCGGACACAAGCAGCAGCCGGCGCGTACCTGGGGCGTCGGGCAGACGGATCAGCACGATTCCTTCGCGTCGCTGCATGGACCATGGCTCGGCGGGGCAAGACCACCCATCCGGCCCCAACACGTCGTCCTCGCCCGGCGATTGCAGAACGCCATACAACGTCTGCTCAGCGCTGGCGTCATCGACCTTGCATTGCAGACGGAGAATGAACATGCGTAGGCGCCTGAGGGTGGCATCCGCCAGCGAGGAGTCCAGGGCCATGGCAATGTCACCGGCACTTGTCTTCCACAGCAAGAAATCGGCCAGCATGCGGCCCTGAGGCGTGCAAAACGCCGCCATGCGCGCTGTGTCCGCTGGCCAGTGATGCACTTCCTGGGTGAACTGTGCCTGGAGCAAATCGGCGGCTTGGGGGCCATGCGCGAGAAGCACGCTCAGGTGAGATAGAGGGGTGAGGGTGGCAGGCATGCGTGGACGATGTGTGAAACCAAGGGGCGGGGCGCACGATGCAGCACTCGCGTCGCGTTGGCACGCGACAATGGGATTTGCGCGATGCTCGGCTAGTATAGAAAGTTGACGCATTTGTTTGGTGAGCTCGTTTTTGAAACCCCGCTGGCCTGTTCGTTTTCTTGCACTCGGCGTGGCCGTGGGGCTGGCCATGGTCGCCGCCTTCGCTTGGTGGGCGCTGGCACCAATACGGCTGCACGCATCGCCGCTGGATTTCTCGGTCAAGCCCGGTAGCACAGCGCGCACTGCTGCCGTGCAGGTGCGTGCACAAGGGACCGAGATTTCACCTCGGCTGTTTTATTGGCTGGCGCGCATCACCGGCAAAGGTACCGAGATCAAGGCAGGGAGCTATGAGATCGAGGCGGGAACCAGCCCCTGGGATCTGTTGCAGAAAATGGCGCGGGGCGACCAGTCCCTGCTCGCCATCACGGTTCCAGAGGGATGGACCTTCGCGCAGTTCGTTCATGCACTCAATGCGGCACCGGGCCTGGACCATGACGCCCAAGGGCTGAGCGGCGCGCAAATTATGGATCGCATCGGCGCGCCACCGGGCACACCACCCGAAGGCTGGTTTTTCCCGGACACCTACCTTTATGCGCGCGACTCATCCGAACTGGCTGTGCTAAGGCGCGCTTACCAGGCCATGCAAAGGCAGCTCAGCGGCGCATGGGCTGCGCGCCAGCCGGGTTTGCCATTGCACACGCCCTACCAAGCTCTGATCCTGGCGTCGGTGGTCGAAAAGGAAACAGGACTGCCCAGTGACCGGCGCAAGATCGCGGCCGTGTTCCTCAACCGCTTGCGCGCCGGTATGCCCCTCCAAAGCGACCCCACGGTCATCTATGCGTTGGGCAGTCGTTACTCGGGCGCGCTGACGCGCAAGAACCTGCAGGTGGCATCGTCATACAACACCTATGTCAACAGCGGGTTGCCACCAACGCCCATTGCCCTTCCCGGCGATGCTTCGATGCAAGCCGTGCTGCACCCCGCGAACACCCGCGCCCTATATTTTGTCGCTCGCGGCGATGGCAGCAGCGTCTTTTCGGATACTCTTGGCGAGCACAATGCAGCCGTGGATCGCTATATCTTGAAGAGGTCTCCTTGAATCAGTCGAGCAATCGTGGCTTGTTCATCACGCTGGAAGGTATCGACGGCGCCGGTAAAACGACGCAGTTCGATGCGGTCGTACGCACGCTGCGCGGGGCCGGACGCCATGTGACGGCCACGCGCGAGCCCGGGGGGACGCCTCTGGGCGAACGCATACGCGAGTTGCTGCTTCACGAGACTATGACGACGTCCACCGAGGTCTTGTTGATGTTCGCGGCGCGCCAGGAGCATGTGCTGCGCGTGATCGAACCCGCGCTTCTGCGGGGGCATGATGTTGTGTGCGACCGGTTTACGGACGCCACGCTGGCGTACCAGGGCGCGGGCAAAGGGATTCCGCAGGATCGCCTGCAGACACTGGCGCGCTGGGTCCATCCGGGGCTGCAGCCGGATTTCACCCTGTTGATTGATGTACCTGTTGAACTTGCTGTTCAGCGCCTGCATGCGCAGCAGCGCGAGACGGATCGATTTGAACGCGAGTCAGCCGAATTTTTCGCCCGCGTGCGCCAGCACTACTTGGGCATGGCGGCCGCTGAACCCGAGCGTTGGAGGGTGATCGATGGTGAGCGCAATGTTGACTTGGTGCGTGACGATGTAATATTTAACATTAAAAAAATCATCCAACATATTGAATAAAAACAAAGATATCCAAGCAGTTCTCCTGCACGGTGCAGTCGGTTTGGGGATCTGGGAGGCACTGTACGATGCAGCGCGTGCCGTGCTTTGCGAAGCTCCGGTTGCTGCAGCATCGCCCCAATTGGGCGTCTCGCAGGACGTGGGCCTGAAGGCCTGTGGCCATTGCGCGGCATGCCGCTTGATGGCGGCCGGTACCCATCCCGATCTGATGGTCCTCGTGCCCGACGCGCTGTTGCCCGAATTAGGGGTCGGCACCCAGGAATCGACTGAAGTGCCCGTGGCGAGCGAAAAACGCGCACCGAGCAAGGAAATTGGAATCGACGCCATTCGTGGCCTTGTGGTATGGGCCCACGGCACCAGTCACCGTGGGGGCTCGAAAGTCGCGGTGATCTATCCGCTCGACGCCATGGCATTGCCAGCGGCGAACGCAATGTTGAAAACACTTGAAGAACCACCTCCAGGCCTTTATTTGTACATGGGAACCCATCGGCAGGATCGCGTGTTACCGACCATACGCAGTCGCTGTCGCCTCATGACGATGCCGCGCCCGGGCCGGGCCGAG
This window contains:
- a CDS encoding aminoacetone oxidase family FAD-binding enzyme encodes the protein MHPDSHDVAIIGAGAAGMMCAAVAGQRGRRVVLIEHSVHVGEKIRISGGGRCNFTNTQAELKHYIGCHPRFARQTLAGYTPRDFIALVRKHRIGFHEKHKGQLFCDDSSQRIIDMLRGECSQGRVQWMQPAKVHEVRRQGKGFALTTSQGNVHAERLVVATGGLPVPKIGATDYGLRLAQRFGLHVVPPKPALVPLTFAPESWKPYAELAGVAGAVRVRCGEQSFDEDLLFTHRGLSGPAILQISSFWNPGDSLTIDLAPGRDIGVLLRQAKAQSRQSVLNVLAQTLPRRLAQTWVQNLGLAGERRIAELPDAKLAALGAALAGWTVQPTGTEGWRKAEVMRGGVDTAEVHPVTLEARQVPGLHFIGEVLDVTGWLGGYNFQWAWASGYAAGMAV
- a CDS encoding alpha/beta hydrolase, with the translated sequence MTTSSSRPLDAGPSPEMQNLLQRIARAGRPALWDLGVEQARQAYAASSDVLDIPPPKLTEVLDLDCEARDGVRLRVRRYRNDVERSTAGEALPALLYLHGGGFVIGSVETHDILCRQLALYAGCAVFALDYRLAPEYPFPTAVNDAWDALVWLRENGPMLGVDPQSIAIGGDSAGGTLATVGAIMARDEGWRLALQLLFYPGTAGWAQTASALHYGHGYLLEREHLDWFFGRYLRDPAQRNDWRFAPMFAPDLRGVAPAWMGLAGCDLLHDEGVLYAERLRHAGVPVTLREWPGVTHDFIRMGRALPQAGQAIRSAADALLQAFSGASAKAA
- a CDS encoding YbgC/FadM family acyl-CoA thioesterase, with the translated sequence MTSRQRHAFGFFHRLQVRWAEVDMQQVVFNGHYLLYFDTAMSAYWKALGLPYMEALQLLRGDFYVKKASLTYHSPARLDDWIDVGIEPAHLGRSSMTLRTAMYVQDRLLVDGEIVYVFTTLGPRAKAQTLPPSLRELLQAHAHGESMLQVQLGTWAELGGLAAAVRTAVFVHEQGIPAELEWDAFDTNCLHAVVRNRLGQAVACGRLLPDGHIGRVAVVQALRGSQAGRLVMKSLMGEARAAGHAHVEISAQSAVAGFYRKLGFVSYGEPYDDAGIPHIRMRAALLQEIEAIG
- a CDS encoding NRDE family protein; the encoded protein is MCLIAWNWQPGTEQPLLLAANRDEWLDRPTLSMRWWRPHPTKPTEILSGRDLRSGGIWLGVTRSGRFAAITNVRDPALERPLAPSRGLLALRFLLAQQPKDGTPMPDCAPSQYAEAAQFVAHEYAGFNLLLGDMARSELIWLSNHPARLCRVEPGVHGLSNAALDTPWPKVRALQTALAQQARRPAAGQFAALQAALTDSNTAPDAQLPSTGVTPAWERALSAAFIRVPGDPGYGTRCSTLLRTDSNSRIHVREIQHQPAPAEPADFIWNWHEED
- a CDS encoding folate-binding protein YgfZ gives rise to the protein MLNYEALGAVDFKKGCYPGQEIVARTQYRGTIKRRTYRLVGPGPLAAGDEIFQSDDPNQPCGMVVAAAPATRDWEALAELKIAATATPGTLHARSIDGPALSLATLPYALPPQD
- a CDS encoding folate-binding protein YgfZ → MPATLTPLSHLSVLLAHGPQAADLLQAQFTQEVHHWPADTARMAAFCTPQGRMLADFLLWKTSAGDIAMALDSSLADATLRRLRMFILRLQCKVDDASAEQTLYGVLQSPGEDDVLGPDGWSCPAEPWSMQRREGIVLIRLPDAPGTRRLLLVSESPFGLRDIEGLRTQIAEGTKEEWMLAEVRAGIGHVTEATTQQFVPKC
- the mltG gene encoding endolytic transglycosylase MltG, which gives rise to MSSFLKPRWPVRFLALGVAVGLAMVAAFAWWALAPIRLHASPLDFSVKPGSTARTAAVQVRAQGTEISPRLFYWLARITGKGTEIKAGSYEIEAGTSPWDLLQKMARGDQSLLAITVPEGWTFAQFVHALNAAPGLDHDAQGLSGAQIMDRIGAPPGTPPEGWFFPDTYLYARDSSELAVLRRAYQAMQRQLSGAWAARQPGLPLHTPYQALILASVVEKETGLPSDRRKIAAVFLNRLRAGMPLQSDPTVIYALGSRYSGALTRKNLQVASSYNTYVNSGLPPTPIALPGDASMQAVLHPANTRALYFVARGDGSSVFSDTLGEHNAAVDRYILKRSP
- the tmk gene encoding dTMP kinase translates to MNQSSNRGLFITLEGIDGAGKTTQFDAVVRTLRGAGRHVTATREPGGTPLGERIRELLLHETMTTSTEVLLMFAARQEHVLRVIEPALLRGHDVVCDRFTDATLAYQGAGKGIPQDRLQTLARWVHPGLQPDFTLLIDVPVELAVQRLHAQQRETDRFERESAEFFARVRQHYLGMAAAEPERWRVIDGERNVDLVRDDVIFNIKKIIQHIE